The Primulina tabacum isolate GXHZ01 unplaced genomic scaffold, ASM2559414v2 Contig437, whole genome shotgun sequence genome window below encodes:
- the LOC142534253 gene encoding uncharacterized protein LOC142534253 yields the protein MNFLIWNVRGLRSSESQQRLHAHVKDKRVKILAILEPMIDLDVRFMTRRFGFSRVISNSSGHIWVFFAEDVMVECLFDHTQFLHFRVSATFLPTTVFCSFVYAKCDYIERRQLWNSLLQVKPAQGPWLVGGDFNVVRNSSECLGSSVPVFASGPSSFRFQSMWLRHHGFLQTVRLNWNLPCHLNGMPRLFVKLKRLKSHLKWWNKSVFGDLFAKLAEAEQAVRIAEADCEAAPSDLHWTSLSNCNADLARVTAMEADFWRQKAACRWLEDGERNTKLFHNMVKKKRVANKIFRIWDNGSCITSPELIQQSGAAFFQNLLTGDPFVLSCPDFSDFPLVISDLENANIAAPPSLEEVRATVFSIHRDININGSLTGFFGSTRGLRQGDPLSPLLFILGAEYLSRGLDRLYRQYPAIRYRSGCDLLLSHLAYADDIIIFANGGTREMNSLMDFLHHYENCSGQLVNAVKSVIILPPRCSGRTRSRLLRITGFGEGCFPIKYLGVPLFRGNRVCSLFDPLVQMVSKKLEGWELKTLSPGSRMTLLRSVLLSVPIYMFQVVQPPLAVMERLENVFNGFLWGSRSLDKKWHWARWSRACLPVSEGGLGFRRLKDIVDSFSIKLWFRFRQGSSLWAKFMMRKYCQLVHPAYVSSAGFISPTWRRLLKIRARAESGIRWRIGVGDVAFWDDIWCGDVPLSSQVLLRGDRGVRVSHFLSDGAWDFDLLCSVVPPSVAETITLIPIASGEPDSAIWVHSSDGVFSLKSAWELVRLRDQVSDIFTPCWGSWLRPTMSFFLWRFWHQWLPVDDVLQRRGFELASKCQCCEMPETFTHIFIDSPLARSVWHYFGAVFHVRIPLTSDFRLFLSAWKRHPGWTPRGHVKEFLPFIILWFLWTARNDAKHRHLHISAETVKSQILSYLRLAHAASTVKPMHWRGVLQAARAMGIFVQLRRARKLTIVRWLRPPFGCFKLNVDGSSRGSPGDSTVGGVVRDSSGHVTLAHDVCILVCSEWVSALFLLVLSFGTFMVPGGRLLLVLLGRRISYCRGVCWMSWWIHGVLSKGSSASYDMFVRLLLHGIEISALLIQMLDNFCSGGIAIYILLCDHHYWTLQDDSSGMRAFAWTLRSSRHYHFVFLSMRFIALLLFY from the exons atgaattttctcatatggaATGTCAGGGGGCTCCGGAGCTCGGAGTCTCAACAAAGGCTACATGCCCACGTTAAAGATAAGAGAGTCAAGATCTTGGCTATTTTGGAAcccatgattgatctggatGTTCGTTTTATGACTCGTCGTTTTGGTTTTTCTCGAGTTATATCGAACTCCTCGGGTCATATCTGGGTTTTCTTTGCTGAGGATGTCATGGTTGAGTGTCTTTTTGATCACACTCAATTCCTTCACTTCCGGGTTTCTGCTACTTTTTTGCCGACCACTGTCTTTTGTTCCTTTGTTTATGCTAAGTGTGACTACATTGAGCGCAGACAGCTTTGGAATTCTTTGCTTCAGGTTAAGCCTGCTCAGGGTCCTTGGCTTGTTGGTGGCGACTTTAATGTAGTCAGGAATTCGTCGGAGTGTTTGGGTTCTTCTG TCCCGGTCTTTGCTAGTGGGCCGAGTTCTTTTCGCTTTCAGAGCATGTGGCTcaggcaccatggttttttgcagacggtgaggcttaattggaatttaCCGTGTCATTTGAACGGTATGCCCCGTCTTTTTGTGAAGTTGAAGCGCCTCAAAAGCCATCTGAAGTGGTGGAATAAGAGTGTTTTTGGTGATCTTTTTGCCAAACTTGCTGAGGCGGAGCAGGCTGTCCGGATTGCTGAGGCAGATTGCGAGGCTGCTCCTTCGGATTTGCATTGGACTAGTTTGTCCAATTGCAATGCAGATCTTGCTAGGgttaccgccatggaggcggatttttggcggCAAAAAGCCGCTTGTAGGtggttagaggatggtgagaggaacaccaaactcttccaCAATATGGTCAAGAAAAAAAGGGTGGCTAATAAAATCTTTCGTATTTGGGATAATGGCTCTTGCATTACTTCCCCTGAGCTTATTCAGCAGTCTGGGGCCGCCTTTTTTCAAAACCTGCTTACTGGGGATCCTTTTGTGCTTTCTTGCCCGGATTTTTCTGATTTCCCCTTGGTGATCTCTGATTTGGAGAACGCAAATATTGCTGCCCCTCCTTCTTTGGAGGAGGTGCGggcgactgttttctccattcACCGTGATA ttaatatcaatggttcaCTCACTGGATTCTTTGGATCCACTAGGGGTCTCCGGCAGGGCGACCCTTTGTCCccacttcttttcattttgggggcagAGTACCTTTCGCGTGGTCTTGATCGTCTTTATCGTCAGTATCCTGCGATTAGGTACCGATCTGGTTGTGATCTCCTTCTTTCCCAcctggcctatgctgatgatatcattatttttgccaatggtgggacTCGTGAGATGAACAGTCTCATGGATTTTTTGCATCACTATGAAAACTGCTCGGGGCAGTTGGTGAATGCAGTTAAGAGTGTCAttattttgcctccgaggtgttCTGGTCGTACTCGTTCCCGTCTCCTTCGTATCACTGGGTTTGGGGAGGGTTGTTTTCCTATCAAATACCTCGGAGTTCCTTTGTTTCGTGGGAATAGAGTTTGCTCTCTTTTTGATCCCCTTGTGCAGATGGTGAGTAAGAAGTTGGAGGGTTGGGAGCTTAAAACTCTTTCCCCGGGGAGCCGTATGACTCTCCTTAGGAGTGTCCTCCTTTCGGTTCCCATTTACATGTTCCAGGTAGTCCAGCCACCTCTGGCAGTTATGGAGAGGCTTGAGAATGTTTTCAATGGTTTCCTGTGGGGATCCAGATCCTTGGataagaaatggcattgggcgaGGTGGTCTCGTGCATGTCTTCCTGTCTCTGAAGGGGGTCTTGGATTTCGCAGGCTCAAAGATATtgtggatagcttctccattAAATTATGGTTTCGTTTTCGTCAAGGTTCATCCCTATGGGCCAAATTCATGATGAGAAAATACTGCCAGTTGGTGCATCCAGCTTATGTTTCATCTGCTGGgttcatttctcccacttggcgtcGTTTGCTTAAGATTAGGGCTCGTGCTGAATCTGGCATTCGATGGAGAATTGGGGTGGGAGATGTTGCTTTTTGGGATGACATCTGGTGTGGGGATGTTCCCTTGTCTAGTCAGGTCCTGCTTAGGGGGGATCGGGGTGTCCGTGTTTCTCACTTTCTTTCAGATGGGGCTTGGGATTTTGACCTTCTCTGCTCAGTTGTCCCACCCTCTGTTGCTGAGACTATTACTCTGATCCCTATTGCATCGGGGGAGCCCGATTCGGCTATTTGGGTGCATAGTTCTGACGGTGTTTTTTCGCTGAAATCCGCATGGGAGCTTGTCCGCTTGAGAGACCAAGTTTCTGATATCTTCACTCCTTGCTGGGGCAGTTGGCTGAGGCCTACTATGTCTTTCTTCCTCTGgaggttttggcatcaatggCTTCCAGTTGACGATGTGCTCCAGCGTCGTGGTTTCGAGCTGGCGTCtaaatgtcagtgttgtgagatgCCTGAGACATTCACGCACATTTTCATTGATAGCCCTCTTGCCAGGTCTGTATGGCATTACTTTGGGGCTGTTTTTCATGTCCGTATTCCCCTTACCAGTGATTTCAGACTCTTCCTCAGTGCTTGGAAGAGGCATCCGGGGTGGACTCCTAGGGGCCACGTGAAGGAGTTTTTGCCTTTCATTATTTTatggtttctctggacggctcgTAACGATGCGAAACACCGTCATTTGCACATTTCCGCGGAGACTGTTaagtctcagattttgtcttatttGCGCCTCGCTCACGCTGCGTCTACTGTTAAGCCCATGCACTGGCGGGGTGTTTTGCAGGCTGCGAGGGCTATGGGGATTTTTGTTCAGTTGCGTAGGGCTCGTAAACTGACGATTGTTCGTTGGTTGCGGCCGCCGTTCGGGTGTTTTAAATTGAATGtagatgggagttcgagaggtAGTCCTGGGGACTCTACTGTTGGTGGGGTTGTTCGTGACTCTTCTGGGCATGTG ACACTTGCACATGATGTGTGTATTCTTGTTTGTTCTGAGTGGGTCTCTGCCCTATTTCTGTTGGTGCTTTCCTTTGGCACATTCATGGTTCCTGGAGGGCGTTTACTGCTGGTTCTCCTTGGCCGCCGTATCAGTTATTGTAGAGGTGTTTGCTGGATGTCATGGTGGATTCATGGGGTGCTTTCTAAAGGATCCTCTGCTTCTTATGACATGTTCGTCAGACTCCTACTTCATGGGATCGAGATCTCTGCTCTTTTGATTCAGATGCTAGATAACTTTTGTTCTGGCGGGATTGCGATCTATATATTACTCTGTGATCACCATTATTGGACTCTCCAGGATGATAGCTCCGGGATGAGAGCTTTTGCATGGACTCTGCGATCATCTCGCCATTATCATTTTGTCTTCCTCAGCATGCGGTTCATAGCGCTTCTCCTTTTTTATTAG